The window GCCTGGGCGCAGGCGAAATCCAGGGGAAAATGCACATTTGGTCGCGGTTCGATTTCTTTTTCCAGGGCGTCGCAATGCAGGTCGATCATGCCTGGGATAAGAATCCTTCCGGCAAGATCGATGATCTCCGTTTTTCCCGCTCCGTCCGGATCAAGGGCGGCGATGCGCCCGTCCTCGATCAGGACGGCGACGCCGTCACGCGCCTCGGTTGGCAAAACCACCCGGGCATTTATCAGCAAGGTTCTCTTCATCATATATTCCCCTCCATGCCCAGGGCCTCCGTACCCTGAGACTTTAATTCAACAACATGATCCGCGAGTCGGCGGACCAGTTCGGGGTGATGGAATACGGCCAGCATGCCCACTCCCCTGGTTTTGATGCTTGAAAGCAAATCAATGACACGTTCGGTGGTGTCCGGATCAAGACTGGCCGTGGGCTCGTCGAGCAACAGCAGCCGGGGGCTTGAAATGAGTCCTCGCGCCAGGTTTATCCGTTGTTTTTCTCCGCCGGAAAAGGTGGCGGGCGGCACGTGCCAGAGGCGTTCCGGGACATTGAGAAGGCGCAAGAGATCCGCAGCGGCGTCTCGGGCCTCCTCTTTTTTTCCGCCCCGCAAGATCAGTGGTTCGCTGACGACATCCAAGGCTTTTTTTCGCGGCAGACAATGGAGAAACTGGGTCACGAAACCGATATCGGAATGCCGCAGTTCCAGAATCCGATGATCCAACGCCTGCGCCAGATCAGTGGTGTGTCCCGCCTCGTCGTGGTAGAGCACCCGGCCACTACGCGGGAGATAAGTGCGAAAGATGCACTTCA of the Desulfocurvus vexinensis DSM 17965 genome contains:
- a CDS encoding phosphonate C-P lyase system protein PhnL, with the translated sequence RFFLHEQKAFIPSCADVDLTVFKKQMTAMVGPTGCGKSSVLKCIFRTYLPRSGRVLYHDEAGHTTDLAQALDHRILELRHSDIGFVTQFLHCLPRKKALDVVSEPLILRGGKKEEARDAAADLLRLLNVPERLWHVPPATFSGGEKQRINLARGLISSPRLLLLDEPTASLDPDTTERVIDLLSSIKTRGVGMLAVFHHPELVRRLADHVVELKSQGTEALGMEGNI